In one Bradyrhizobium sp. 4 genomic region, the following are encoded:
- a CDS encoding isobutyryl-CoA dehydrogenase: MQFALNEDQIAVRDMALAFAAEKIAPHALRWDEEKHFPVEVMREAAALGMGGIYIRDDVGGSAMSRFDAALIFEALATGCPTTSAFISIHNMASWMIDAYGSDTQRHTWLPKLCTMELIASYCLTEPGAGSDAAALRTRAVHDGDHYVLNGQKQFISGAGGTDLLVAMVRTGGDGPGGISTLVIDGRTPGVSFGANERKMGWNAQPTRAVIFENARVPVANRLSEEGVGFKIAMAGLDGGRLNITACSLGGAQTALDKARAYMKERKAFGKRLDEFQALQFKLADMAIELEAARTFLWRAAAALDRKDPDATMLCAMAKRFGTDVGFEVANQALQLHGGYGYLSEYGIEKIVRDLRVHQILEGTNEIMRLIVARKLIEGAR, encoded by the coding sequence ATGCAGTTCGCTCTGAACGAGGATCAGATCGCGGTTCGCGACATGGCGTTGGCGTTTGCGGCGGAAAAGATCGCGCCGCACGCGCTTCGTTGGGACGAGGAGAAGCATTTTCCCGTCGAGGTGATGCGCGAGGCAGCAGCGCTCGGCATGGGCGGCATCTATATCCGCGACGATGTCGGCGGTTCCGCGATGTCGCGGTTCGATGCCGCGCTGATCTTCGAGGCGCTGGCAACGGGCTGTCCGACCACCTCGGCCTTCATCTCCATCCACAACATGGCGTCCTGGATGATCGATGCCTACGGCAGCGACACCCAGCGCCACACCTGGCTGCCCAAGCTCTGCACCATGGAGCTGATCGCGAGCTACTGCCTCACCGAGCCCGGCGCCGGCTCGGACGCGGCAGCGCTCCGCACCCGCGCCGTGCACGACGGCGACCATTACGTGCTCAACGGCCAGAAGCAGTTCATCTCCGGCGCCGGCGGGACCGATCTGCTGGTCGCGATGGTCCGCACCGGTGGCGACGGTCCGGGCGGCATCTCGACGCTCGTGATCGACGGCAGGACTCCGGGCGTCTCTTTCGGCGCCAACGAGCGCAAGATGGGCTGGAACGCGCAGCCGACCCGCGCCGTGATCTTCGAGAACGCGCGCGTTCCGGTTGCCAATCGCTTGAGCGAGGAGGGCGTCGGCTTCAAGATCGCGATGGCGGGCCTCGACGGCGGGCGTCTCAACATCACGGCGTGCTCACTCGGCGGCGCGCAGACCGCGCTCGACAAGGCGCGCGCCTACATGAAGGAGCGCAAGGCCTTCGGAAAGCGCCTCGACGAATTCCAGGCGCTGCAATTCAAGCTCGCCGACATGGCGATCGAGCTCGAGGCCGCGCGCACCTTCCTGTGGCGCGCCGCCGCGGCGCTCGATCGGAAGGATCCCGACGCCACCATGCTCTGCGCGATGGCCAAACGCTTCGGCACCGATGTCGGCTTCGAGGTCGCCAACCAGGCGCTCCAGCTTCATGGCGGCTACGGCTATCTCAGCGAATACGGCATCGAGAAGATCGTGCGAGATTTGCGCGTGCACCAGATTCTCGAAGGCACCAATGAAATCATGCGGCTGATCGTGGCGCGCAAATTGATCGAGGGCGCGCGATGA
- a CDS encoding enoyl-CoA hydratase/isomerase family protein, with product MSGVEEGDLVARVEGSAGIIRLNRPKAINAVTLEMFRDIDRALDRFQTDPAVAVIVLEGAGERGLCAGGDIRALWESSKIDGDLGKILWREEYILNARIKKFPKPYVAFMDGIVMGGGVGLSAHASHRIVTDRTRLAMPEVGLGFFPDVGGTWLLSRSPGEIGTYFGLTGQTMNGPDAIHARFADAVVPAAKWPELREALTKVRQGVTAADVSKLINGFATGETAGPVAAKEPAIDALFGFDRMEDIFAALKRDGSEFALATLKTLNEKSPRGMVVTLKLLRLARTASSLGECLVREYRAALEVFRSDDFREGVRAAVIDKDRNPTWSPSRIEDVTPDMLAHYLAEIGADELKFN from the coding sequence ATGAGTGGAGTGGAGGAGGGCGATCTGGTCGCACGGGTCGAGGGCTCGGCCGGCATTATCAGGCTCAACCGCCCGAAGGCGATCAACGCCGTCACGCTGGAGATGTTTCGCGACATCGACAGGGCGCTCGACCGTTTTCAGACCGATCCAGCCGTTGCCGTGATCGTGCTGGAAGGTGCCGGCGAGCGCGGCCTGTGTGCCGGCGGCGACATCCGTGCGCTCTGGGAGAGTTCGAAGATCGACGGCGATCTCGGCAAGATCCTGTGGCGGGAAGAGTACATCCTCAACGCGCGGATCAAGAAATTCCCAAAACCCTATGTCGCCTTCATGGACGGCATCGTGATGGGCGGCGGCGTCGGGCTTTCGGCACATGCGAGCCATCGAATCGTGACCGATCGCACCAGGCTCGCGATGCCCGAGGTCGGGCTTGGCTTCTTCCCTGACGTCGGCGGCACCTGGCTGTTGTCACGCTCGCCGGGCGAGATCGGCACTTATTTCGGCCTGACCGGCCAGACCATGAACGGCCCCGATGCGATCCACGCCAGGTTTGCCGATGCAGTGGTGCCGGCAGCCAAATGGCCGGAATTGCGGGAAGCGCTGACCAAGGTTCGCCAAGGCGTCACAGCGGCCGATGTCAGTAAGCTCATCAACGGCTTCGCGACCGGGGAGACCGCTGGGCCGGTCGCCGCGAAGGAGCCGGCGATCGACGCACTGTTCGGCTTCGACCGCATGGAAGACATTTTTGCCGCGCTCAAGCGCGACGGTTCCGAGTTCGCGCTGGCGACATTGAAGACGCTCAACGAAAAATCGCCGCGCGGCATGGTGGTGACGCTCAAGCTGCTGCGGCTCGCGCGCACCGCGTCGAGCCTGGGAGAATGCCTGGTGCGCGAATATCGGGCTGCGTTGGAAGTCTTCCGCAGCGACGACTTTCGCGAAGGCGTGCGCGCCGCCGTGATCGACAAGGACCGCAATCCGACCTGGTCGCCGTCGCGGATCGAGGACGTCACGCCGGACATGCTTGCGCACTATCTCGCCGAGATCGGCGCCGACGAATTGAAGTTCAACTAA
- a CDS encoding AMP-binding protein: protein MTTFQEARAFLLHNRTDYETAVKGFRWPDPVPFNWALDWFDAELAANADSKDRPALWIVDAAQDRQTKLSFGALSRRSNQVANFLRAQGLKRGDHLLLLLGNVVPLWETMLAAIKLGVVVIPATTLLTADELRDRLDRGQAKAVVAAQDQVAKFASLGADNIVRIVMGEASDGWLSYDDAAEASESFAADGPTNADDPMLLYFTSGTTAKPKLVRHSQRSYPVGHLSTMYWIGLKPGDVHLNISSPGWAKHAWSCFFAPWNAGATVFVVNQPRFDAKGLLATIGRCGVTTLCAPPTVWRLFIQENLASFKVALREVCGAGEPLNPEVIDQVQAAWGLTIRDGYGQTETTALAGNSPGQKIKVGSMGRPLPGYRVQVSDADGHPAKEGEVALVLGENRPAGLMQGYQGDNGELSGAEGELYRSGDVVFEDDDGYLTFVGRSDDVFKSSDYRISPFELESVLLEHELVAEAAVVPSPDPIRLAIPKAFVLLTVGAERSPETALSIFRHLHTRLAPFKRIRRLEIVTELPKTISGKIRRVQLRRLERDDDRNDPLRGREFREEDFPELPKTRSET, encoded by the coding sequence ATGACGACATTTCAGGAAGCGCGCGCGTTTCTGCTTCACAACCGCACGGACTACGAGACAGCGGTCAAGGGCTTCCGCTGGCCCGATCCTGTTCCCTTCAATTGGGCACTCGACTGGTTCGACGCCGAGCTGGCGGCGAATGCGGACAGCAAGGATCGTCCTGCGCTCTGGATCGTCGATGCCGCGCAGGACCGGCAGACCAAGCTCTCGTTCGGGGCGTTGTCGCGCCGCTCCAACCAGGTCGCGAACTTCCTCCGCGCGCAGGGCCTCAAGCGCGGCGATCATCTCCTGCTGCTGCTCGGCAATGTGGTTCCGCTGTGGGAGACGATGCTGGCCGCGATCAAGCTCGGCGTCGTCGTAATTCCCGCGACGACGCTGCTCACGGCCGATGAACTTCGCGACCGGCTCGATCGCGGCCAGGCGAAGGCGGTGGTGGCAGCGCAGGACCAGGTTGCGAAGTTCGCAAGTCTTGGTGCCGACAATATCGTCCGCATTGTCATGGGCGAGGCCTCCGATGGCTGGCTCTCCTATGATGACGCGGCAGAAGCGTCGGAGAGCTTTGCAGCCGACGGCCCGACCAACGCCGACGACCCGATGCTGCTCTATTTCACCTCGGGCACCACCGCAAAGCCAAAATTGGTGCGGCACAGCCAGCGCAGTTACCCCGTCGGCCATCTCTCGACCATGTACTGGATCGGACTGAAGCCCGGCGACGTCCATCTCAATATCTCTTCGCCCGGCTGGGCCAAGCACGCCTGGAGCTGCTTCTTCGCGCCGTGGAATGCGGGCGCAACCGTCTTTGTGGTCAACCAGCCGCGCTTCGACGCCAAGGGGCTGCTTGCCACCATCGGCCGCTGCGGTGTCACAACGCTGTGCGCGCCGCCGACGGTGTGGCGGCTGTTCATCCAGGAGAACTTGGCGTCGTTCAAGGTGGCCTTGCGCGAGGTCTGCGGTGCCGGCGAGCCGCTCAATCCGGAAGTGATCGATCAGGTGCAGGCCGCCTGGGGCCTCACCATCCGCGACGGGTACGGCCAGACTGAAACGACGGCGCTCGCCGGCAACTCGCCGGGGCAAAAGATCAAGGTCGGCTCGATGGGCCGACCGCTGCCGGGCTATCGCGTGCAGGTCAGCGACGCCGACGGTCATCCGGCCAAGGAGGGCGAGGTGGCTCTGGTGCTCGGCGAAAACCGCCCCGCCGGCCTGATGCAGGGCTATCAGGGCGACAACGGTGAGCTGTCCGGCGCCGAAGGCGAGCTCTATCGCAGCGGTGACGTCGTGTTCGAGGACGACGATGGCTATCTCACTTTCGTCGGCCGCTCCGACGACGTGTTCAAATCGTCCGACTACCGCATCAGCCCGTTCGAGTTGGAGAGCGTGTTGCTCGAGCACGAGCTCGTCGCGGAAGCCGCCGTGGTACCAAGCCCGGATCCGATCCGGCTGGCGATTCCCAAAGCCTTTGTGCTGCTGACAGTCGGCGCGGAGCGCTCGCCGGAAACCGCGCTCTCCATCTTCAGGCATCTGCATACGCGCCTTGCGCCGTTCAAGCGCATCCGCCGCCTCGAGATCGTCACGGAGCTGCCGAAGACGATCTCGGGAAAGATCCGCCGCGTTCAGCTCAGACGTCTCGAGCGTGACGACGACCGCAACGATCCCCTGCGCGGCCGGGAATTCCGCGAAGAGGATTTTCCGGAGCTGCCGAAAACACGGAGTGAGACCTAA
- a CDS encoding MaoC family dehydratase — translation MNEVWKKPPISLNAYQAMVGKEIGVSSWHLVDQPRIDTYADVIEDHQFIHVDPERAKKETAFGTTIAHGFLTMSLLSIMSYEVMPVIAGTTMGVNYGFDKLRFISPVRSGKRVRGRFVLAEAKLRKPNELQSRTNVTVEIEGEDKPALVADWLGLIYFA, via the coding sequence GTGAACGAAGTCTGGAAGAAGCCGCCGATTTCCTTGAACGCCTATCAGGCTATGGTCGGCAAGGAGATCGGCGTGTCGTCGTGGCACTTGGTCGATCAGCCCCGCATCGACACCTATGCCGACGTGATCGAGGATCACCAGTTCATTCACGTCGATCCGGAGCGTGCGAAGAAGGAGACGGCGTTCGGCACCACCATCGCGCACGGTTTCCTGACGATGTCGCTGCTGTCGATCATGTCCTACGAGGTGATGCCCGTTATCGCGGGCACCACGATGGGGGTCAATTACGGTTTCGACAAGCTGCGTTTCATCTCGCCGGTGCGCTCGGGCAAGCGCGTTCGCGGCCGTTTCGTGCTGGCGGAAGCCAAGCTGCGCAAGCCGAATGAATTGCAGTCGCGCACCAATGTCACCGTGGAGATCGAAGGCGAGGACAAGCCCGCGCTGGTTGCTGATTGGTTGGGGTTGATCTATTTCGCCTGA
- a CDS encoding SDR family NAD(P)-dependent oxidoreductase, with protein sequence MAIRFDGRVAIVTGAGNGLGRAHALGLGSRGAKVVVNDFGGARDGSGGSLSPAEAVVEEIRKAGGIAMADGADVSNFEQVTAMVERATKEWGSVDLLCANAGILRDKSFGKMEAADFQKVLDVHLVGTFYCCKAVWAGMRDRNYGRIVLTTSSSGLYGNFGQANYGAAKSAMVGLMNVLAEEGRKADIRVNIISPTAATRMTEELLPPQALQLMKPNAITPAVEYMLSEDAPTRTIMGAGAGSFAVIKIVESEGINLPESEWTPDAVAAHFAEISDMSKAKALQGAFEQTQKYVAQAAARAGVKL encoded by the coding sequence ATGGCAATCAGGTTCGACGGACGCGTCGCCATCGTCACCGGCGCGGGCAATGGTCTGGGGCGCGCGCATGCGCTGGGATTGGGGAGCCGCGGCGCCAAAGTCGTGGTCAACGATTTCGGCGGCGCGCGCGATGGCAGCGGCGGTTCGCTGTCGCCGGCGGAAGCCGTGGTCGAGGAGATCCGTAAAGCGGGCGGCATCGCCATGGCCGACGGCGCCGACGTCTCCAATTTCGAGCAGGTCACGGCGATGGTTGAACGCGCCACCAAGGAGTGGGGCAGCGTGGACCTCTTGTGTGCCAATGCCGGCATTTTGCGCGACAAGTCGTTCGGCAAGATGGAAGCGGCCGATTTCCAGAAGGTGCTCGACGTGCACCTCGTCGGTACCTTCTATTGCTGCAAGGCGGTCTGGGCCGGCATGCGCGATCGCAATTATGGTCGCATCGTGCTGACGACGTCGTCCTCCGGCCTCTACGGTAATTTCGGCCAGGCCAATTACGGTGCGGCCAAATCCGCCATGGTCGGCCTGATGAACGTGCTGGCCGAAGAGGGCCGCAAGGCCGACATCCGGGTCAACATCATTTCGCCGACGGCGGCAACCCGCATGACGGAAGAGCTGCTGCCGCCGCAGGCGTTGCAATTGATGAAGCCGAACGCGATCACGCCCGCGGTCGAGTACATGCTGAGCGAGGATGCGCCGACGCGCACCATCATGGGCGCTGGCGCCGGCTCGTTCGCGGTGATCAAGATCGTCGAGAGCGAAGGCATCAACCTGCCGGAGTCCGAGTGGACGCCGGACGCGGTCGCGGCGCATTTCGCCGAGATCAGCGACATGTCGAAGGCGAAGGCGCTGCAGGGGGCTTTCGAGCAGACGCAGAAATACGTAGCGCAGGCCGCTGCGCGCGCCGGGGTGAAACTCTGA
- a CDS encoding TIGR03862 family flavoprotein codes for MTAVAVIGAGPAGLMAAEVLAQGGARVTIHDGMPSAGRKFLMAGRGGLNLTHSEPLPQFMARYREAAPKLQAAIETFPPDALRAWSEALGEPTFVGTSGRVFPKAFKASPLLRAWLRQLDAAGVRFAFRQRWMGWDGDGRLVFDTPGGDTTIAADATVLALGGASWPRLGSDGGWTTILADKGVAISPLRPANSGFTVAWSEIFRTRFEGQPLKGITLSFGPHRARGEVMITRGGIEGGAIYALSAELREAIAASGEAVLHVTLRPDVEHGELVKRLSASRGKQSFSNFLRKAAQLSPVAVGLLQEVTIGAGQSLPAMSAEQLAELINAVPIKLIGVASIARAISSAGGISFDELDSDFMIRKLPGVFAAGEMLDWEAPTGGYLLQASFATGAAAGRGVLRRLAQSSP; via the coding sequence CTGACAGCCGTCGCCGTCATTGGCGCCGGCCCTGCCGGGTTGATGGCGGCCGAGGTGCTCGCGCAGGGCGGTGCTCGCGTCACGATCCATGACGGGATGCCGTCCGCGGGCCGCAAATTTCTGATGGCCGGCCGCGGCGGGCTCAATCTCACCCATAGCGAACCGCTGCCGCAGTTCATGGCGCGCTACCGGGAGGCGGCGCCGAAACTGCAAGCAGCGATCGAAACGTTTCCGCCTGACGCGCTGCGCGCCTGGAGCGAGGCGCTGGGCGAGCCGACTTTTGTCGGCACCAGCGGGCGTGTGTTTCCGAAAGCGTTCAAGGCATCGCCCTTGCTGCGGGCCTGGCTGCGACAGCTCGATGCCGCCGGCGTGCGCTTTGCGTTTCGCCAGCGCTGGATGGGCTGGGACGGGGACGGACGACTGGTCTTTGACACACCCGGCGGCGACACCACCATCGCCGCGGACGCCACGGTGCTGGCACTCGGCGGCGCCAGCTGGCCGCGACTGGGCTCCGATGGCGGCTGGACGACGATCCTGGCCGACAAAGGCGTTGCGATCTCGCCGCTGCGGCCGGCGAACTCCGGCTTCACAGTCGCATGGTCCGAAATCTTCCGCACGCGCTTCGAAGGCCAGCCGCTCAAGGGCATTACGCTGTCCTTCGGCCCACACCGGGCGCGCGGCGAGGTCATGATCACAAGGGGCGGAATCGAGGGCGGGGCGATCTATGCGTTGTCGGCCGAACTGCGCGAGGCGATCGCGGCGAGCGGCGAAGCGGTCCTGCACGTCACCTTGCGGCCGGATGTCGAGCATGGCGAACTCGTCAAGCGCCTGTCCGCCTCGCGCGGCAAGCAATCCTTCTCCAACTTCCTGCGCAAGGCTGCGCAGCTGTCGCCGGTCGCGGTCGGGCTGCTGCAGGAGGTCACCATCGGTGCTGGCCAGTCGTTGCCGGCAATGTCGGCTGAACAATTGGCGGAGCTCATCAACGCCGTGCCGATCAAGCTCATAGGCGTCGCGTCGATCGCGCGCGCGATCTCCAGCGCCGGCGGGATATCGTTCGACGAGCTCGACTCGGACTTCATGATCCGCAAGCTGCCGGGCGTCTTCGCAGCCGGTGAGATGCTGGACTGGGAGGCGCCGACGGGGGGCTATTTGCTCCAGGCCTCGTTCGCGACGGGAGCGGCGGCGGGTAGGGGTGTGTTACGACGGCTCGCCCAATCGTCGCCCTGA
- a CDS encoding MFS transporter: MTVSETTRPASRNQLAERPLIWLGAITAGVVVTNLFAPQILLGLIGRSMSMPAWQAGLISTLTLLGYALGLLLLVPLVDLVENRLVILRTLGCAILAALATALAPTPSLLLLATFILGACCAAIQMMVPLVASMVAPDRRGQAIGEVMGGLMIGILLSRPAASLIADLWSWRAYYVVSAALMALLAGALARYLPTLRPTGRASYAELLLSFPRLLREEPVLRVRAWTASLVMASFTAFWSAVALRLPEAPIDLDAKGVAAFALIGVAGAAATPMAGRWGDKGRARPMFFASHLLIIGSLALCAWAGMLDSQITSLLVLSLGTILLDVGITTDQTLGRRAINLLRPEARGRMNGLFVALFFIGGGVGAAAASLAWSFGGWTMVCAVAASFGVLGLLTDLTTRTGTS; encoded by the coding sequence ATGACTGTCTCCGAAACCACCAGGCCTGCGTCCCGAAACCAGCTCGCCGAGCGGCCGCTGATCTGGCTCGGCGCGATCACCGCCGGTGTCGTCGTCACCAATTTGTTCGCGCCGCAGATCCTGCTCGGCTTGATCGGCCGGTCAATGTCGATGCCCGCGTGGCAGGCGGGGCTGATCAGCACGCTGACCTTGCTGGGCTACGCACTCGGCCTGCTGCTGCTCGTACCTCTGGTCGATCTGGTCGAGAACCGGCTTGTCATCCTCCGCACCCTCGGCTGCGCGATCCTCGCCGCTCTCGCGACGGCGCTCGCGCCGACGCCCTCGCTCCTGCTGCTCGCCACCTTCATCCTCGGCGCCTGCTGCGCGGCGATCCAGATGATGGTTCCGCTGGTCGCATCCATGGTGGCACCGGATCGCCGCGGCCAGGCCATCGGCGAGGTGATGGGCGGATTGATGATCGGCATCCTGCTGTCACGACCTGCGGCGAGCCTGATCGCCGATCTCTGGAGCTGGCGTGCCTACTATGTCGTCTCGGCCGCTTTGATGGCTCTGCTTGCCGGCGCACTTGCCCGTTACCTTCCGACCCTTCGACCGACGGGACGCGCGAGCTACGCCGAATTGCTGCTGTCCTTTCCAAGACTGCTGCGCGAAGAGCCGGTGCTGCGCGTGCGGGCCTGGACCGCGTCGCTTGTCATGGCCTCCTTCACGGCGTTCTGGTCGGCGGTCGCGCTGCGGCTGCCGGAGGCGCCGATCGACCTCGACGCCAAGGGAGTTGCCGCTTTTGCACTGATCGGCGTAGCGGGCGCCGCGGCGACACCAATGGCTGGCCGCTGGGGCGACAAGGGCCGGGCGCGGCCGATGTTCTTTGCCTCCCATCTGCTCATCATCGGCTCGCTCGCGCTCTGCGCCTGGGCGGGCATGCTGGACTCCCAGATCACCAGCCTGCTGGTACTGAGCCTCGGCACGATCCTGCTCGACGTCGGCATCACCACCGACCAGACGCTGGGCCGCCGCGCGATCAATCTGTTGCGCCCCGAGGCCCGCGGTCGCATGAACGGCCTGTTCGTCGCGCTGTTCTTTATCGGCGGTGGCGTCGGCGCGGCGGCGGCATCGCTGGCCTGGAGTTTTGGCGGCTGGACCATGGTCTGCGCAGTGGCGGCCAGCTTCGGCGTGCTCGGCCTCCTCACGGATCTCACAACCCGGACCGGAACGTCATGA
- a CDS encoding LysR family transcriptional regulator translates to MNTHDLVAFVAVVETGSIVAASARLNLTQPGVTRRIQNLEEMLGAQLLDRLSKPLKPTAAGHEAYEQGRRLLRMLDDLKSGVANDGMVRGEFRLGLTPFLSEAGLTAPLDAVRAEFPALAVRVVSGWSPNQLERVCRNELDAAAICLPDGAVPPADLAADDLGAQPVVFVVAREMKIPRTVDLERLSQLSWVINQDGCGFRDTLKRKFDASHLPFNIAVEALDSELRLSLVSRGLGVGLVTPIALKRSAFRDRLKPVAARDFKPAVRAWVVHRAPAGRLERPIKLFRDGLVRELQALIGG, encoded by the coding sequence ATGAACACCCATGACCTTGTTGCTTTCGTCGCCGTGGTCGAGACCGGATCGATTGTCGCAGCGTCGGCGCGTCTCAATCTCACCCAGCCTGGCGTGACCCGACGTATCCAGAATCTCGAGGAGATGTTGGGGGCGCAGCTTCTGGACCGGCTCTCGAAGCCCCTGAAGCCGACGGCGGCGGGCCATGAGGCCTACGAGCAGGGCAGGCGTCTGCTCAGGATGCTGGACGACCTCAAGTCGGGCGTGGCCAACGACGGAATGGTCCGCGGCGAGTTCAGGCTCGGTCTGACGCCGTTTCTCTCGGAGGCAGGCCTGACCGCACCACTCGATGCGGTGCGCGCCGAATTTCCCGCGCTGGCCGTGCGGGTGGTCTCCGGTTGGTCGCCGAACCAGCTCGAGCGTGTCTGCCGCAACGAGCTCGATGCAGCCGCGATTTGTCTCCCCGACGGTGCAGTGCCGCCCGCCGATCTGGCGGCCGACGATCTCGGCGCGCAGCCCGTCGTCTTCGTCGTCGCACGTGAGATGAAGATCCCGCGCACCGTCGACCTGGAACGGCTGTCCCAACTGTCGTGGGTAATCAACCAGGATGGCTGTGGATTTCGCGATACGCTGAAGCGAAAATTCGATGCCTCGCATCTGCCGTTCAACATCGCCGTTGAGGCGCTGGACAGTGAGCTTCGCCTGTCGCTGGTGTCGCGCGGCCTCGGCGTCGGGCTCGTCACCCCGATCGCCCTGAAACGCAGCGCATTTCGCGACAGGCTCAAGCCGGTCGCTGCGCGCGACTTCAAACCCGCCGTGCGCGCATGGGTGGTGCATCGCGCCCCCGCCGGTCGGCTGGAGCGGCCGATCAAGCTCTTCCGCGATGGCCTGGTCCGGGAACTCCAGGCGCTGATCGGGGGATAG
- a CDS encoding D-TA family PLP-dependent enzyme: MTTTLAAKIAREYGTPCAVIDMDKVERNIARIQKACDDAGIANRPHIKTHKNPTIAKMQIAAGAKGITCQKLGEAEIMANAGIDDILISYNLLGEEKMARLGALQAKANMTVAADNSTVVAGLPKAAAASGRPLSVVVECDTGRKRAGVETPAEAIALAQEIAASKGLQFAGFMMYPTETGWADAQKFYDEALAGVRAHGLDAKIVSTGGTPNLKNLGKLKGGTEHRFGTYIYNDRMQVAAGSATWDDCALHVYSTVVSRAAPERGILDAGSKTLTTDTGGLDGHGLILEHPEAKIARFAEEHGFLDLSRSNTRPNVGDIVRIVPNHVCVVVNMMDEVVMVRGDEIIGTLPIAARGKLR; encoded by the coding sequence ATGACAACGACCCTTGCCGCCAAAATCGCCCGCGAATACGGCACGCCCTGCGCCGTCATCGACATGGACAAGGTCGAGCGCAACATCGCGCGCATCCAGAAGGCCTGCGATGACGCCGGGATCGCCAACCGTCCCCACATCAAGACGCACAAGAACCCGACGATCGCGAAGATGCAGATCGCTGCCGGTGCCAAGGGCATCACCTGCCAGAAGCTCGGTGAAGCCGAGATCATGGCCAATGCCGGCATCGATGACATCCTGATCAGCTACAATCTGCTCGGCGAGGAGAAGATGGCGCGGTTAGGGGCGCTGCAGGCGAAGGCCAACATGACAGTCGCCGCCGACAATTCGACCGTCGTTGCCGGCCTGCCCAAGGCCGCTGCGGCCTCAGGCCGACCGCTGTCGGTCGTGGTCGAATGCGACACGGGCCGCAAGCGCGCCGGCGTCGAGACGCCAGCCGAGGCCATTGCGCTGGCACAGGAGATTGCCGCATCCAAGGGCCTGCAATTCGCCGGCTTCATGATGTATCCGACCGAGACTGGCTGGGCGGACGCGCAAAAATTCTATGATGAAGCACTGGCTGGCGTGCGCGCGCACGGGCTGGATGCAAAAATCGTTTCGACCGGCGGGACGCCGAACCTGAAGAATCTCGGCAAGCTCAAGGGCGGCACCGAGCACCGCTTCGGCACCTACATCTACAACGACCGCATGCAGGTCGCCGCCGGCTCCGCCACCTGGGACGACTGCGCGCTTCACGTCTATTCGACGGTGGTGAGCCGTGCCGCGCCCGAGCGCGGCATCCTCGATGCCGGCTCCAAGACGCTGACCACGGATACCGGCGGCCTCGACGGCCACGGCCTGATCCTGGAGCATCCCGAAGCCAAGATCGCACGCTTCGCCGAGGAGCATGGCTTCCTCGACCTCTCCCGCAGCAACACCCGGCCCAATGTCGGCGACATCGTCCGCATCGTGCCCAATCATGTCTGCGTCGTCGTCAACATGATGGACGAAGTGGTGATGGTGCGCGGCGATGAGATCATCGGCACGCTGCCGATCGCAGCGCGGGGGAAGCTGCGGTAG